AAGGCAATAAAGACATTCAAACTCTGTTCAAGAAGTATAGGAACCTGGACCAGAGGAAACTACAGACAGCAGGGGAAGAGGGAAGGGAAGACATGATGGCCCATAAACAGCAACAAAGAAGTGGAAGCTCCAGAGACAGCGACTCAATGCCTGACATGGTTGGTGGCCCTTCAATTCCAAATAATAGCAGCAGAATTGGTACAGAAACCTTGAGAATTTTCAAGAAAAGGGTTTCCATTCATATGCACAGGGAGATGACAGAGACTTCCAGACAACAGCATGGAAAACTAATAAATCTACCCGATACTTTGGAAGAACTTCTCAAAGTTGGTGGTAAGTATATTACGGTTGGCACCACAAGCAAGAAATTTGTACTACATAGTTCCTAACCAATCAAGTGTTGATAGAATAAGATAATAATTGAACAAATTGCGATAACTAGAACCAAATAGGTAAGTATTTTCTCACATTTCCTTTGCTCATCATTCCTATGTACTTCCTATACATGCAGGGCAAAAGTTCATAGGGTTCCATCCCACAAAAGTGGTCAATGAAGAAAATACAGAAGTGGATGACATAACTGTTGTCCGGGATGGTGATCATCTGTTTCTtgttgaggaagagagagaaaggacaGAGTGAAATGTGGAAGAGTCAAGTTTCAAATGGCAAGATACGGAGGTGGAACAGGAGAGACATCTAAAGCACAAATGAGTAAACAACTCATTTTCAAGTCAAAGCAGGAAGCAAGGCATAATTAATGTCAATCGAAATTTTATACTGaattcttcatgtcattttttaagaTTCTGCTCATAGAATACAAATTTAATTAACAGAAACTGTGAACTTGAGAGTAGAGCCAAAATCATTTACAAGTCCCATTAGATTGACAAGGAATTGTTACACAAAAATTGAATGAAGCCAATGCCACAGAAGAGCAACCAAAAGCAGCTGCTTCGAGTCCACAAGCAGTGGTAGCCAAAAAATGCAATGGCTGAAAAACTCATGAGCCTGTGTGCAACTGCTAACATGTGCAAAAGAATTCTTCAGATGATTTCATCCATCTGCTGTACATAGATCACAATAATGCCATTCAGGAACCCTGCAGCAAATGAGGAAGAATCCTGTGTGTTATCTATAACAGGAATGCAGCCAGATGCCTCATTAACATAATATATCGTAAGTAGAAACATCATCTGAGTTTTGCTGTCCAGTTGATTGGAAGAGGATGAGCTTCCGTATTGAAAACAAACTCGTCCAAAGGTAGGACATTGTCATCCCCAAATAGAAGATACAGATACTTCAATGTTTCTCCCAAGAAGAAGGTTTCCATCTTATCTCTCTTATGAGGCGGTACAGTTGTGACATCATCTAGGGAAGTATAACCCCCAGTTTCAACCTTTGTATATTTCTCAAACGCCTGAAATATCTGCCAGCCCCACTCACGATACCTGCAAAAAGTTTTTAAAGCAAACATTTACTAAGTATtgtcaaacaagaaaaagaaaccgaTATCAACAAGAGTAGCTTCcatgaacagaaaaagaaaaagactagTTAACAGTAATATGTGACATAACCAAGTAGAAACTAGAAAACTTAATTAAAAACTAAGAGAGGTTGTGAAATAGAAAGAATACTTACTTTGGATCTTCAGTAATACGATATAATACAAATAGCGATTCTACTGTTTCAGGGCGTAATAGATTATGCCGATCATTTGGCTTTATCATGATATCATTTATATACTCTGAACTCTTGTTCCCACCATCTAAGCCATTTTCAAATTCTCCCTGGTTCAAGACAGAAGTTACAATAATTTAAGGTGCACAAACTTGAACACTTAAATCAAATTAGTTGTCAAGAAGCCACTTCTGGAGATTTTCATGCTACACCAATGCTACACTAAAGAACTTTACAACACAGGTCAAACTTGTCCTCATTCTCACCTCCACATGGAAATAAGCAATTTCAGGTGCCAGTCCTGTGGCAGTCACCGAGTACATTGCATTGCAGGTATTGGCAAGCTCTTCAGCAAGCTTCAAATTTTCCAGGTCATCAATGGTCAGCAAATTGCGTTCCATAGCTTTCTTCTTTGTAAGCCCTTTCGTAGCACCAAGAGCAAGTGCACCAGGAAGGAAACATACCTAGACAAAAGGACAAAGATGGCTTATACACAAAACTCCCCTACACAGACACGGCTAGATATCACCAGCCTCCCcataaaatgaattttaaacgATCAGTTTGTCATTTTAATAGACAACGATCATTTAACTTGAGAAGTATCTGTTTACTTAATGATGAGCTAACTGCCAAGCTTTAATCAGTCATGatttttttgacaaattaatAATTGCCAAAGAAGAGGCAAGCCATCAAATACTGccccaaacaaaaagaaaataattcaaTTCACAGAATCTCCTTCCGAGTGGTCTTCACACAAATTGGCTATGAGCTTGCAATGGAAACAATAATGCAATTTGTCCTATGAAACAAGACTAGCAGTTTTATGGATCTAATAGTACAactaaagaacaaaataaaaaatgctgcAAAAATGAGGGTTGATTCAGATGGATGCATCCAATCAAGATGGATGACTTCACAGTTTGGTGTCACAAGTTACCAAAGCTGTTGGCAAGATGATCTTCAAATACATAAAAATTCCAATTTATGATAATGAATAGACTCCTGAAACTTAATAAGCATCGCAGTGTTTCTCATTAACTCCATTGAATTCCTTTTTCCCGGTTGATTAAAAAGTTAGAAATTTACAAATAGCCCACGTCTTAACAAAACATTtattgatttgaaaatgaaggCACTGCAACGTTATGGGGAGAACGGAGGCTCCACATGAAGGTTTCAGAATCAGTATTCTGACAACCTTTATATCACATAGTTTCTATCTTATCTATATGCAGTCAACAGTGTCCACAATGGAATTTACCACATACCAGATGATCCATTTTAGGACTAAAAGTTCCTTTCGATCCATAGGGAAGTTCCCCAATGAAAACCAGTCCCTTAGGAATCGACTTGCGAACTAGAAGGTGTCTCACTCCTTTCATTGCTTCCTCATACATTTCATGCAGAAACTTCAAATGATAATCACGACTTGATCCTTGCTGAAGCCAGACTTTTATCAGATACTCATAGTAACTGTCCCCACGAGATCCCAGCCTTATATTTTCTCCGCTAAATTCACCTGTACGAGGACTGGAAAAAGTATGCGCAGAAACTAATGTCATTCACACAATGGGTATGAAGCAAAAAAGATTCAATACGAAGGGAATTCAACACAGAATatcatgaacaagagaaaaaggcCAAGTTTAATCTGTATCCCTGCAAAAGAAAGACACCTGAAGGCTGAAATACTAGATACTCTCAGCAGCTGTAATTTATGTCAATTTCATTGAAGCAAAGGTCATTAGACATgtataaaaatttattattaggCTTAtcacttcatatatatatatatatatatatccacacaTAGCGACCACCTCTAGACAGCAAGGTCATGCCTAAGGGTAGTAAAAGCAATTTCCAAGACCTAGATATGATGGTTTTGATGGCTAATTACTGGTTCACATTTGCAACTGTGCCAAAGCCAGCATTTCTGATAAACATGGTATAACCTATTCTAATGCATCTATAAGCTGAAATTCATCTCCTCCAACACAAAATGGATATCCATCTAAAAGTTTGGTAAGAAATATAATAAAGAAATGACTCGGCGACATTTTCCCATATGTCAGCAACAATATGTCGTTTAAAACATCATGAATAAGTAAAAACaaataattgaatttttttttcagaaagttGCATTGCATGAAGAAGCATGGAAGGAATTAACTCATAAAATAGCAACAGCTGCACAATATTGCATGTGATTGCCACTTAGCAAGCagaaagagaggaaagacaGAAACATATAAGTTGCTTATTTTACAAAACATGCAAAGAAAAATACAAGATACCATAAACTTCATCATTCTAATAATAGAAAATGATAATCACCAAAATGCTACATCAGATAATTGAACCCGAAGTCCCTTGCAACTTGTAAGAAGCTGCACTGGAGGTTACACATAGACGTGTAGAAAGAACAAGACTAATGTGGCACGAGATGCACCTGATATAGATAGGTACCAGCCCCTCGACCTTGGGAAGCTTCCTCATGTGCTCCAAGACCTTCATTGCTTTGGTACCATACTTTGGATCACCAGAAATATTGCTTAAATAGGAAAACTCAAGCTGCAGAGTTGCAACCTCAGAAGTACTACTTAGTCCATCTGGAGCAGGGTGAGCTGTCTTGCTTTGGAGGATAACGTCAGAATATGGGACAGGGGTTGGGCTTAATGTAAACGCATACATCAAGCGGTCTGCCAAGTCCTTTGCTATTTCCAGGTAGATCTCTGGCTTTGGACCTTTAGGCATGTGCGAAGAACCCCATTTTGCTGTTGTGCCCCCATGCCCCCCACTTAAATGATAGGCACTAAGAAGACCACCCAAAACACGAATTGTAGTCTCAAATAAGTTTACCTGGCCCTTTTCACTGATCCTCTTTGAGAGCTGTGTTTCTATCCAAAATCCTGCTTCAGAAACAATCTCATCTACGCCCATTATCATGGCAGTATCCAGAGAATCAACAACAGTGGCACCAAGACCCCCTAAACCATCAGTTCCTCTCTGGCTCAATGGCATAAGTTCATCATAGCCCAATGCATAACTTTTATACCCAGCCCATGCATGAATAAAGGCCTCTTTAACCTTGTGCTGCCTACTCAGCCATTTTGATGCTTCATCCTTATTGGCGTCTCCAAAAGATGGCAACCTTGGAGGCAGCCTTGGTGGCCTACGTAATAGCTTTTGAATAGTGCTTTTCGCTGAAAGATTATGTGAACCTACTTTTACAGTATCTTCTAAACCTAATTCTGGGTCCAACTGTTGAGGTCCTCTATCCACCATAAGAAGATAGATCAGTCCAAAAACCATCAATAAGATCAAGAACTTTCCAGTACCGCATGTTGTACAATCCCCTCTCAGGTTACTGGTTCGCAACGCATTGATGATCACCTGCATAGTTGGATAAAAAGATATTTGTTCAAACAATTTGAgaatgatagaaaaaaaaacattaaaacattCCCATTTATTGCAAACATATTCACAATGTTCTTTGCTGATACTTTACCGGCTTattatgaaaaattgaaaactgCAACATTATCAAGCTGATAACTAATCGACACAAGTTACAACAGTAACAGAGAGACAcatgaaacttgaaagtacACTTGAAGATATATAGTTTAATACAAAtaactttagaaaaatttaaaaaataaaaagagtcAAGCCTCTATATCATATAATGTCGATTGGATGATAAAATCCCGTCCGGTATATCAAAtgttatcttcttcttctcatctaATAAGAACTAAATTTGAAAATCCTATCAACAAAGTAGCATAAGAAACAATGACCCAAACCAACAAATCTTGATAGAAGTAAAGAGCCGCGGTTTATAATTCAAGCAAATTAAACTAGCCAAGTGTATGAGCGACACTAGAACTTCAAGCAGATATCCTTGAAAATAGCTCTACACTAACGACTGACCCATTATCAGCAGCTGCTTAAACCAAATAAtagaacaaggaaaaaaactaaaaggagTATCCTATCACCAAACACAACCCATTAATGTATCCCGGTCTGAACTAAAAATGCATTGAGAATCGACCTAAAGAGTGCTAGAATCCGCCGTTAACTatatgggaaagaaaaaaaaaaaaaaaacaaagaagagggCGAAATATATGTTTTCACAACAAAACAATCGCTGTCCCCAACAGCAACGCATCATCATTAATCATCCAATGTTTAGAAATGGACCAATTCCCTAAACACGTAGAAGAGACAATCAAACaaactaaagaagaaaaaccacaCAAATCCGGCCAATTATACTGAAAGAAAAGCGAAAGAGCCAGCGGATCTCGAACAGGAAAACATAGAACACAGAGAAGGTAAGATCTCCATAGATTTCAGAGAGCATACTTCAGGAGATCTAGGAATACTGACCTTGATAAATGATCGATGACGGGACTTGTCATTATTGTAATTGACATCTCTCATCGTGTACGGTAGCTCCCtcgacatctctctctctctccagatcGCGACTGTTCTTCTTTCTATGTGAAAGAAGGAGGCGGAATGGTAAAAGTAGAaaaccagaaagaaaaagaaaatctgaggaggaagaagaaaagaccgCGACGAGGACGAAGACGAAGACGACTCCGTTTCTGCCCGCTGTTCTTGACCCACAGAAGCACCTAACGCTGAAGCTCCGTCCCTTGGGCTCGAGACGattcatatttaataaatcACAGTAAAATGCCACGTTTCacagtttcattttttttcacatagcatagattttatttatttttgtatatttttatttaagtttacaaaaaaaaattcttttatattttaagtcgagttacaaaaaaaaaaaatcttttatattttaagtCGAGTTACAATTAATTCACCTAACCTATGGATCGTCCGATTCACCAAATCCACcacactttctttttcttttatccaaCAAAAGATTATAGAAATTGCCTAAAACAAGTATTGGATCTAAAGCGAGACATACTAGTTTGAGAATAGATGTTTAGATCTCTCCCCATCTTAAGCAACACCATGTTCTTAATGATCTAAACAATCTAGATTCAGATAATTTGAATTGGATCTGGTCGAATTTGATTCGCCTAAAGAATCTAAAACTTTCAAAACTATATTAAATCATTGTCATCCTCCTATATGTCCTTCGAAATTAGCTGACTCACAATCTTAaacttggatctggatctagttTTAAAAGATCCAAGTTCAAGTTCGAGTTTGAATCCTATTTGATCCGAGGTCGAAACAATGGAAGTGGACCAACTGTGCTTGAACCGTTTGCGTCTCTAGATATGTCTTTGTTCCATGGGAAAGAATATTTCTAAAGCACTTGAAgcttgaacttttttttttctttctattatttAGTTCTTTTGTATTTCTAAAGCccatttatttgtttctttcaagttttcaaagaatttaaatcaagaatgagaaaatttcatttgagtAACAGCTAATTAACGAGAATTACGAAGCTAGCTACTTATATGCAGCACCCCTATGCACATCTTTTTTCCATGGAGTACAAAATGAATATGCATGCGTTGCATGCACTAGTGGCCGGTGAACCCACGTGGTctacaaatcaaaattttggacaGTAATagattatttgtttaaaattttggataatAATGgattatttattttaagaacaTGTTGATTTGTTCATGGTTTAAACATGATTCGGTCGTGGATATCCTTTCGAAGTTTGCCGTTTCTGGAACTTGAGtccaagcaagaagaaaattttgaaaaacacgGCGAAAATTTCACGCATggcaaataaaattgtgtttaaaCTTTCAAGCCTACCGTTTACGGCATAATAAGAAATAGTATTCTAGTGTTGCCGGGGTCCGACCAAGTCAGTAAAAGGTAATGCTGCTTGATcagcttaggcatagttggaaggcatgtgAGATCAATTGCTgagtgcttagcactcctcgtctagtccacagtcccgaagaaaagatgaatgcttccgctagcttaagagagagacgactggccgaaggctttgggaAACCCCTTCGGCGCCGCCGGGCtggagaaactcggcccgtacgtattaatgagaaaaaaggaagggacAAAATGTATCATGATTGTGCGGGACTTCTTTGTCCTCTAATTAGTTTACAAATGCAGAGATAGGAAATGATCGGGAAATCCCAGTATGCGTCTTAAACTGGATATTCCCAGAAATCGAGTTATCCACCAGCAGTTCAGAGACTCCAATCCAGAGGAGCAGTTCCTTTGCTTTTACGCCTGTCACCTTCATCATCCGCTGTGGCTCGATGAATGCAGTGATTTCTGCAGCAAAGGGGACACTCCTGCTAATCTGCTCGAAGTAAtggtccttcttcttcttctgtctgAGCCATATGAAACCCTCGGATCGTACCACTCCAATCTCGACTATGTTGTCGAGAGGGAGAAGTCCCCTTGGTATACAAAACTCATCGAGAAGCTGGTTTGCTTTCTTTTGGCACTCCATCTCCCCTACATAAATCTCAGCTCCCTCCCTCATGGAATCAATCACTTGAGAAACCATTTTGATccctctctctatttctctttgaGTGCACTAACAGGTCAATGAGGAATTTGACGTCTGGAAGTCATATTTATATGCAAATGTTTGGTACTAACaggtcatctctctctctctctctcccccctccctccATATGACAAGCTGGCACGGGGCATGCAGATCTTCATTAATTTCATTAGTGATCAGGAGAAACGTACCAGTTACTTTTCATTCTTCTCTGGAAAAAGTGAAGGCCGCCATCAAGAACGAATGTTGGTGCATTTAATGTATTTGATATACTTTCGGTTCTAGCTTAAATAGGCAGGCCAATTTGAAGCACTGCATGCACGAGATGGCTGGTGCTAGCTGCACATGGCTTAGTCAATTCTTTCGCACTTAGTTCACCGATTTTACGATGATGGAGCATCAATTGTCAGGCAACTGCCTCTGATCTCACTCTGTTTCTctcaaagaaaaacattgagGTTGGCGTTGTCGGATGACTACCCACTGGCTAATTAATTTAATACTAGAGATAAAGTGCATCCGCAGCAGCTTTCAGGCCGTTGGCACTTAGTTACCTGATGGAGTATAGATAAATCAGTTCTGTACTTATGACAAACACTTTCTTCCATGTTATGATCCTCTATAGAAGCTTCTCATTTCTTCTGCTGTAATTTTTAAATTGCTCGTGTAATGAAGGAATTCAATGTTCCCCTGCTTCTCTTAGAACCTGCTCTCGTCTGTTTCTTACCGAAACAGGATGGCTCAAGCCTGGCTTTACTTGGTCCATTCATAGGTAGGATGAGCTTAACTAGCCCAGCTTGTGGCAGAACAAGCGAAACCGCACCGAAGCTTAGTTTGTTCCACTCATTTACCAACCATGTCCGAGATTCTGTTAGTGGATATTGATGACAATCAACCCTTGCTGAACCCTGGCCTACTACACATGCTCCGCCAGATGCATAATATTAAGGTTTGCTACATCCGAATAGgtgatttttttgttcatgaccTCAACTGCTTTGAATCGATGGTGAAGTGACGAAATTCCCTTCCTCCATAGACAATCATAGCATCAAGACCAAGCAAATCATGTTAAAACTGTGGTATATTTTAAATGGAGACTTGGTTACTTGAGATTTTTACCTGTAATAAATTTTTTACTGCTATATCTCCTCTGACAATAGGGAAACTAGTAATGCATGTTTGGCGGGTATAGCATCATAAGTTAGTATACCTGCACTCGTTGACAATGTAAAACTCTTAAGGCAAAAGGCCCCTTGAATTCCAAAATCTAAGCACAGGTGCAGATCTGATTCCTTTTGCTATTTCAAGAGTAAATCGACTTAGCTTCATTTCTCACAAACTAGAAAGTGCTTCACACGCATGCATACAAATTTTCTGTGATTCAGAACCTCAACACGAGATACGATTTATTTGTTCTTCTGAAATCTAAAACGTACTGTTCTCTTATTCATCAAGTTTGTTAAATTCCCACAGAACCTGGTTAGTCGTCCAAATAGAAACTAAGTTACACCAGGTGAATATAATAGGTTTTCTGTTGTCATCCTAATAAACGAAACCTAGtctttactttttcaaaaaCCTAGTTAGAAGACCAAGATTATACATAACTGGGTTGACTGAAAACCTAATTTGAAGATGTCTCACACAAAGAAGCCTTAAATTTAGAGGTAACTGGGCCATGTGCTACCTAACATGGCTGCCTAGTACATGTGAGAAGAATAATATCTGACTAGTCCGCTTGCGAGCCTAATTATGTATATCCAACTCTACAACTTGGCCAGCCTATTAAAGTGAGAGAGCTGAAACTTTAACATGCTAATATGGAAACAGTCATCTTTTGGTTTCTCAAGTGTGGTTTCTCAAGTGATGGAATCAACCAAGGTCAAGATTCATATCCATGTTCCTAGCTACAAGCTTTGAAAGCTACATTCATCTAACTCAGTAGGCAGCCGGTGAAAAATACTACCTTTAATTAGTgtgtatggggagagagagagagagagagagagagagagagagagagagagagagagagatatggttTCTCAAGTGATGGAATCAACCAAGTGCGATTCATATCCATGTTCCTGGCTACAAGCCATGAAAGCGATATTCATCTGACTCAGTAGGTAGCCGGTGAAAAATACTACCTTTAATTAGTgtgtatggggagagagagagagagagagagagagagaattgactAAGCCGTGTGAAATCTGCAACTTAGGAATGGCAGCACACTTCTACGGACTGCCATGAAAACAATTGAATTGACAGGCTTCACTTGACTGTATCCAAGGAACTGCCTCATGCCAACTTGGTTGTTGCAGAGGGGAGATAAGACTAAGCATAAGCCTATAAATATGTCGATGAACAAAGCTTCTTTGCTCATCACTGCCTTCTCTCattacatacatacacataaagagaaagggagggagagagaccgAAGGAATCAACGAGAGAAAATGGTTTCTCAAGTGATGGATTCAATGAGAGAAAAGGCAGAAATTTATGTCGGAGAAACAGAGTGCCAAAAGAGAGCTATCCAGCTCCTTGACGAGTTCAATATCCCGAGAGGACTCCTCCCTCTCGACAACATAGTCGAGATCGGGTTAGTCCCATCTGAAGGCTTCATTTGGCTCcggcagaagaagaagaaggaccaTTACTTTGAGCAAATTGGTCGGAGTGTTTCATTTGCTGCAGAAGTCACGGCATTCATTGAGCCTCGTCGGATGAGGAAGGTGACTGGAGTGAAGGCAAAGGAGCTCCTTCTCTGGATTGGAGTCTCCGAGATGTTGGTGGATAACTCAAATTCTGGGAATATCCAATTTAAAACACATACTGGGATTTCCCGATCATTTCCTGTTTCAGCATTTGTAATCTAACAAGGAGGGTGACGATTTTTCATTCACGGgctttactttattttttgttccaTTCTACTATGTATACGTTTCTTTCTTTGGCAATAAGTGAAATGAATATTTATGATTCACATAAAGCCGTTACTCGATTGTTGGAAATTCAATCAAATAAATAGATAGtgcttaaaaattaaaaatataatgttcAAATGTATCCGCTCCCTATTTCTGCatattaaataagaaaaaggaaaaacaattaaCCATCAGATTTAATATCATGTCAAATTTCTTGCACATGGACAATTTTGCGCTTGAAAAATAGATTTCTTATACCTTTGGCATGCAGTCTGTtctatatatttaaaaatttagttGGATATTTACTTCGACCTTAAAAATTTCTCTACAATGTTAGACTTCACCAATTGATTATCACATTATCAAACTGAGGGCCGCAAGAATCAACTCCTAAAACAATTCACAAATATGTTATTTTCCAAcccaaaatcaatttgaaactttttaaggttctgaaagttattttttaaacagACTACCATGCGTTTACAATAAGCTGATGAAAACAAATTAAGTTCACTCTTCGAAGCTTTTTATCATGTAACTCATACACGGAAAAATATATGAAGTATACATATAGTACGCAATATTACACATGACTTCTGAAATGTAAATGTAGATTCACTAGCTACTCTGGACTTGGGGTTGGGGTAGGGAAGGGGTTTCAGCCTCTTTGGGTATCCCCTTTGTTCATTCATGGGATCATTTGGTTCG
This window of the Nymphaea colorata isolate Beijing-Zhang1983 chromosome 2, ASM883128v2, whole genome shotgun sequence genome carries:
- the LOC116247349 gene encoding mannosyl-oligosaccharide 1,2-alpha-mannosidase MNS3; this encodes MSRELPYTMRDVNYNNDKSRHRSFIKVIINALRTSNLRGDCTTCGTGKFLILLMVFGLIYLLMVDRGPQQLDPELGLEDTVKVGSHNLSAKSTIQKLLRRPPRLPPRLPSFGDANKDEASKWLSRQHKVKEAFIHAWAGYKSYALGYDELMPLSQRGTDGLGGLGATVVDSLDTAMIMGVDEIVSEAGFWIETQLSKRISEKGQVNLFETTIRVLGGLLSAYHLSGGHGGTTAKWGSSHMPKGPKPEIYLEIAKDLADRLMYAFTLSPTPVPYSDVILQSKTAHPAPDGLSSTSEVATLQLEFSYLSNISGDPKYGTKAMKVLEHMRKLPKVEGLVPIYISPRTGEFSGENIRLGSRGDSYYEYLIKVWLQQGSSRDYHLKFLHEMYEEAMKGVRHLLVRKSIPKGLVFIGELPYGSKGTFSPKMDHLVCFLPGALALGATKGLTKKKAMERNLLTIDDLENLKLAEELANTCNAMYSVTATGLAPEIAYFHVEGEFENGLDGGNKSSEYINDIMIKPNDRHNLLRPETVESLFVLYRITEDPKYREWGWQIFQAFEKYTKVETGGYTSLDDVTTVPPHKRDKMETFFLGETLKYLYLLFGDDNVLPLDEFVFNTEAHPLPINWTAKLR
- the LOC116249057 gene encoding uncharacterized protein LOC116249057 gives rise to the protein MECQKKANQLLDEFCIPRGLLPLDNIVEIGVVRSEGFIWLRQKKKKDHYFEQISRSVPFAAEITAFIEPQRMMKVTGVKAKELLLWIGVSELLVDNSISGNIQFKTHTGISRSFPISAFVN
- the LOC116248528 gene encoding uncharacterized protein LOC116248528, whose product is MVSQVMDSMREKAEIYVGETECQKRAIQLLDEFNIPRGLLPLDNIVEIGLVPSEGFIWLRQKKKKDHYFEQIGRSVSFAAEVTAFIEPRRMRKVTGVKAKELLLWIGVSEMLVDNSNSGNIQFKTHTGISRSFPVSAFVI